The Manihot esculenta cultivar AM560-2 chromosome 17, M.esculenta_v8, whole genome shotgun sequence genome contains the following window.
AGGATGGGTAATGTTCTCTTTGAGAATATAGAGGTGtgtttgcttttattttttaaaagtttttattgtttatagtattaaaaaacaataaaattcgAACAAAATATAAACTGCGCAAATctgttaaaaaaattgaatcccTTCTATAAAATTCGAACagatcaatttgatttaatctgTTTCAATATTGATTAATTAATCCGTTTCAATTTTAAACCAAATCCAAATCAATCGATGCCTATCCTATTATTGCTTGCTAAGGTTTGTTTTAATGTCATCTTCGTCACTGCTGACCGATACAAAGAAGTGTTGGACGTTAGTCATGCAATGAGACAGCAAAATGCGAAGAAGGCACCAGGGTGCAGCTGGATTGAACTCAAGAATAGCTTGCATACTTTTATTACAGCTGATCACATTCATCCTGAAGcaaattgtatttattcagTATTGCATTTATTGACCTCTCGTCTATTTGAGCAAGGAAACGTGCCTCACCTCGGCTAAATGGTAATAATGAAACTTTGTCTAATAAACATTCCTGATGTCAACTTTGTCTAATAAAAATTCTTCTCAGCCAAATCCCTGAGCATCAATGTAATTCACAATTTCCATGGAAAATAGAAACAACTATTTAGCAGTGGTCAGTTCCAACAGAAGTATATCGACATGGTTGCAATAATAGTAGTATATTGAGAATCTTACTGATAAGGATCAAGAAATGGGAGAGCAGAAATGAAACAAGATTATTGTTTAGCAAAAGAGTACTGCATACTACGCCCCAAGCAACTGAAAAGTACAATTGTACAAGGCCAAACTATGAAAATAATTCCTCCTCTTCAGATGCACTTTTCCTATTTCCTATCTGAGAACCAAACAGAAGAAATCCTTTATTGCAGAATCAGGGCATTTCTGAAAGAGCCAATATGCTAAGACAGCTTTGGGAGCAGAGGTCAATGCTGCTTCTTCCCAGTTGCTCCTTCCCAGGCCTGTAAAATATGGTTCACAATTTCCTCTACGCCAAGTCCGTGCTTCACCTACACAAATCACGTAGAACGAAAAATTGACAATTTCAAGAGTTAAAAATTGAGATTGATGTTGTGTCTCATTTTCTTCGGTGTGGTTCAAAGCATGTCTGAAAAGTCAGATGGTGATAGTAGAATATTTATTAAACATGAGCTTTATAAGATGTTGCATCGAATTGTATACTTTTCTTGGAAGCCAGGCCAGTATCTCACCTCTGGCCTATGGTTATTCAGGTCAGTCTATCAATGTTAATGTAGTTTTAGTGTTCAAACATTGTTCTGATTCCAATAAAGGTTCAATGCCAGTAGTGATGCTACCCTGTCAGCAGCAATTACATCCTAGAGGATGAAGAAGTGTCTCCCCAACAATCAGTAAGTGATTTTGTCATGGGCGCACATTTTAAAGGCAAACACATGGATGCTCCTATAACTTCTAATTTCCATTGTTGTCCCCCGCCCCAACTATTTTTGGATTAAGGACTAGTTGTTGCTGTCTCCTTATGATAAAGGTAATTTAGACAACAAATCATGCACTTGTGTCCCTTTCGAAACTACAGATGACAAATAACAAGTCTGACATGTTCCTGGTAATCAATACCAACAAAAGGATCAGTGTATCAAACTCACCTGAGCAAATACAAATGGCCCACCATCTCTCATTCTAAGTGCATCACGCTCCATGACTGCCAAGTCAGCTCCAACTGCCGGTGCAAGGTCAGTCTTGTTTATAACCTAGAATCATAGACAAAAGAATCAGACCTAAgagtaaatatatttttgaaatcaGTCAATGTGATTGACATCAGACTTTAATGCAAAAATATCAGCCACCATAAGTGGGAAGACACATACAAGGAGATCCGCTTGGGTAATGCCAGGGCCACCCTTTCGAGGAATTTTATCACCACCAGATACATCTATTATATATATGATATAGTCGGCCAATTCCCTGCTGAAGTTGGCAGCTAAGTTATCTGCACCAAAAGTATTCAAGCAGAAGATAAAACTTCCCCATGAaatcataattatataaaaaaataaatttctaacaGAGAATTGCTTTTCTTAGTAAAATTTATTGTGGGCTACTAGGGAAAAATGGGTGCCAAAATTCTTCATCAGTAACTTCACATTTTTCCCACCTTCTGACCAAATAGCAAGAACAATTATTCAGAAGTGTCATGCAAAATACCAAGCTTAACTCAGTTATGATCAAAGAGCATTCAATCATTTCTGAAATATTCAAAGCTGTGTTATAAATATGCATAGTTGTGAAAGGCATGCACTAGCAACTTACCTCCACCAGATTCACAAAGTAATATGTCTGTTTTGAATAATTTAGAAAGCTCCTCAAGAGGGCCAAGGTTAATGCTGATATCTTCACGAATTGCAGCATGAGGACAGCCACCAGTTTCCACAGCCCGTATCCTTTCTTCAGGAAGTGCTCCATGCTTAATCAAGAATTCACCATCCTCCTTTGTGAATATATCATTTGTCACCTGAAAGACAGCTCCATTCTCAAGCTGCTTGTCATGAACTTAAAACAAGTAATACTAAAGAAAAGAACATATTTCATAGATGACAATGCAGTTATGCAAATTCTTGTTTATGATTGTTCTAAGTTTTCTGCATCTTTCCAGGTGGTGAAAATTATATAATGAATTAAGATATACTCCCGCTGCCATTCTGATGCAATGAGAATTTTTGTGGGTTTTAGCAAAGCTATAGTAGAAAAGGTAATATTCGAGGTCATGAGGCCAATTAGCTGTTCACTACAGTGCATTCAAGAAGAGAAACCAATCTACCTTCAAACTCTGAGTTTCTTGATTCAATTATCAAGGAGAATAAGTAATCTTAAGAATTAGGAGAGAGTCTATAAGTTAAGCCAACATAATTTTGTTCATGAGTGAGCATGTAAAGCCTATCttcaagcaacttggcaaaagATACTTTGAAGATTGGATGAGATAGATAAAACTTGATCAGCAAAATCATTCCCAGTAACTTCTTTGGGAGGAGACTTACTGCAGCAAGACTGTACTTGTCTCGCAAGAATTGACATATAGCCAACATTAAAGCGGTTTTCCTGCACAGTGTGAAATGACATTTCATCAGAATGCATTCTTGAGTTTTAGGACAGTAATGCAAATACGAAATAGATAAGGGAGTCCAGCAAGAAAACCTGGAGgaggaaaatgaaaaagaaggcaTAAAGTAAAACTtcctattattttttaatcctcCATTTGGCATAATTCATTTCACATGAGAAAAGAAGTAAAATGAATTCTAACGAAATAATGCATGATTTTATATtctttaaaaacaaaaattttgcaagttaaaaaagaaataaattcttCAAGTCCATATAAGAAATTTGGtagaaaataattgaattgaattgaattcttgtgAAATCTTTAGTACCAAACAAGGGGTAAATTTATCCAGGATTATGAAGAGCTGCAACATTGTTAAGGAAAGAAATGTCAAACAAAAGCTAGAAATTCCTAATATTTGCACAACATATTAGAACCTCAAAAGTACAAAATCTATGCATTGATTGAATGAATATAATGAAAGAAGTGGTATGTAAACTAGCaatatcaataatttataaatgCTTACCAGAAGAAGAATAATTGCAGATAATACCATCAGTAGCATTGcataaaagaaaaggagaaaccTACCCAGTACCAACAGGACCACCAATACCAACAGTGAAAGCTCTTTCATTGAAATCCCTAGTGACGATTGGTGGAGCTCTTCTGCTGAAGTAGCCAGGAGAGTAAATGGGTTCATGAGAGTGAGGTGCTAACCCATCGTGGCTGTGATACACTCTTCCATCTGGGCCTACCCACGACGTCGTCTGACTGTTCCACCATTGGCAAACAACGAAACAAGCAAACAGCCTGCTTAAACCCCATAAATTGAAATGCAAAAACAAGAACGAGATTAGGAAAATTGGGTGAGCTCACTTGTGGGTATCGTGATGGTGATCCTGATCATGATGATGGTGATGGTGGTCGTGAGCGTGGTGGTCGTGAGAAGCCATTAACTCTAGTCTGCAGAGGTTTTACttagtttttcttcttttttttttggtctaAGGTTTTACTTAGTTGAGTGGATAACCTGCCCAGCTGCTGGGTAATTGGAGCACAGTAAGTCCAGTCTTTAGGAAGGGGACAGGGGTGTAAAGGAATTTGAAGAGCTCATGCTTggttagttaaaattttttcgagttCGCGCGAAATTCAAACTTTTACTCATATCGAATTCAAGCAGCGTATTAAAAAACTCAAACTTGactcgtttagcaaacgagttTAAACGAATCAATTTTTTATCGAGTTGAGTCGAACTTTTATCGAGCTAAATCTCAAATAgttcataaataatttaatttatttacatgtataatgagttttagtttaaaactaataaatttaaaactaaaataattttaattaaataagtatatctatAAACTAGTatgtaaacttataaaaatgagtttttaaattttaatgatctaaatatatacaaatttaagagtataactaaattatatagagctgaattttaaaaaattcagatttggctcatgaaagtatatgtagggtttgagtttatttctcttatgatagtaATTTCAGTTTACTTAACGAGACTGTTCACGAGCCTATT
Protein-coding sequences here:
- the LOC110605188 gene encoding urease accessory protein G, encoding MASHDHHAHDHHHHHHDQDHHHDTHNQTTSWVGPDGRVYHSHDGLAPHSHEPIYSPGYFSRRAPPIVTRDFNERAFTVGIGGPVGTGKTALMLAICQFLRDKYSLAAVTNDIFTKEDGEFLIKHGALPEERIRAVETGGCPHAAIREDISINLGPLEELSKLFKTDILLCESGGDNLAANFSRELADYIIYIIDVSGGDKIPRKGGPGITQADLLVINKTDLAPAVGADLAVMERDALRMRDGGPFVFAQVKHGLGVEEIVNHILQAWEGATGKKQH